One segment of Niveibacterium microcysteis DNA contains the following:
- a CDS encoding YaeQ family protein — protein MALKSTIFKADLQISDMDRGYYANHSLTLARHPSETDERMMIRLLAFAMFADEGLSFCKGLSSDDEPDLWQRDLTGAIENWIELGLPDERRLRQASGRASRVTLLTYGGRAVDVWWQKNRAACLKLPSLTVLRIPDDAAEALTAMAVRTMQIQCSVQDGEYWLSDGERSAHIRPQRLD, from the coding sequence ATGGCGCTGAAATCAACGATCTTCAAGGCAGACCTGCAGATTTCGGACATGGATCGCGGGTACTACGCCAACCATTCGCTTACGCTGGCGCGGCATCCGTCCGAGACCGACGAGCGGATGATGATCCGCCTTCTCGCGTTTGCGATGTTCGCGGACGAGGGCTTGTCGTTCTGCAAGGGTTTGTCGTCGGACGACGAGCCAGATCTTTGGCAGAGGGATCTGACCGGCGCGATCGAGAACTGGATCGAGCTTGGTTTGCCGGATGAGCGTCGCTTGCGGCAGGCGAGTGGCCGAGCCTCGCGCGTGACGCTGCTGACATATGGTGGCCGGGCGGTGGACGTGTGGTGGCAGAAGAATCGCGCCGCATGCCTGAAGTTGCCCTCGCTGACGGTGCTGCGGATTCCGGATGACGCTGCCGAGGCGCTGACTGCGATGGCTGTTCGCACGATGCAGATCCAGTGCAGCGTGCAGGATGGCGAATACTGGCTTTCGGACGGCGAGCGCAGCGCGCATATCCGCCCGCAGCGGCTGGATTGA
- a CDS encoding YajQ family cyclic di-GMP-binding protein, which yields MPSFDVMNEVNWVEVRNAIDQANKEITNRFDFKGSDARVELNDKAMTLFADNDFQLSQVWDIVVGKFAKRGVDVRCMEEGEIEKISGNKVKRAVTVKAGIDSDLAKRIVRLIKDSKLKVQGSIQGDTVRVSGAKRDVLQETIAMLKKSVTDFPLQFGNFRE from the coding sequence ATGCCGTCCTTCGACGTCATGAACGAGGTCAACTGGGTTGAAGTGCGCAACGCGATCGACCAGGCCAACAAGGAAATTACCAACCGCTTTGACTTCAAGGGTTCGGACGCGCGTGTCGAACTCAACGACAAGGCGATGACACTGTTCGCCGACAACGATTTCCAGCTCTCGCAGGTGTGGGACATCGTGGTTGGCAAGTTCGCCAAACGCGGCGTGGATGTGCGCTGCATGGAAGAGGGCGAGATCGAGAAGATCAGCGGCAACAAGGTCAAACGCGCCGTTACCGTCAAGGCGGGCATTGACTCGGATCTTGCCAAGCGCATCGTCCGCCTGATCAAGGACAGCAAGCTCAAGGTTCAGGGCAGCATCCAGGGCGACACGGTGCGCGTGAGCGGTGCCAAGCGCGACGTGCTGCAGGAGACGATTGCCATGCTGAAGAAGTCGGTCACCGATTTCCCGCTGCAGTTCGGCAACTTCCGCGAGTGA
- a CDS encoding acetyl-CoA C-acyltransferase family protein, with protein MGKREVVFVSGVRTPIGTYGGTLKDFAPTELAARVLREAIARAKVDPALVGHVVFGNVVHTEPKDMYLSRVATINGGVPKESVSLTLNRLCGSGFQAVVSAANAIQLGDCDVAIAGGAEVMSRGGYLMPAARWGARMGDAKVLDMMVGALTDPFEATHMGITAENVAEKFGISREDQDAFAVESHRRAAAATDAGHFRDQILPIELVSKKGSTFFDTDEHFRRDVTLEGLAKLKAVFKKDGSVTAGNASGINDGAAALVMMEAEAAARAGLKPLARLVSYGHAGVDPALMGTGPIPAVELALKRAGLSAADLDVVESNEAFAAQALCVTRGLGLDPAKVNVNGGAVALGHPIGATGAILTVKAIYELIRTGKRYGLITMCIGGGQGIAGVIERL; from the coding sequence ATGGGGAAGCGGGAAGTTGTATTCGTCAGTGGCGTACGCACGCCAATCGGAACCTACGGCGGCACGCTGAAGGATTTCGCGCCGACTGAGCTCGCGGCGCGGGTGCTGCGCGAGGCAATTGCCCGCGCCAAGGTCGACCCGGCACTGGTGGGGCATGTGGTGTTCGGCAACGTTGTGCATACCGAGCCAAAGGACATGTACCTGTCGCGTGTTGCCACGATCAACGGTGGCGTCCCGAAGGAAAGCGTGTCGCTCACGCTCAACCGCCTTTGCGGTTCCGGCTTCCAGGCGGTGGTCAGCGCAGCAAACGCCATCCAGCTTGGCGACTGCGATGTCGCGATCGCCGGTGGTGCTGAGGTGATGAGCCGCGGCGGCTACCTGATGCCGGCTGCCCGCTGGGGCGCTCGGATGGGCGACGCCAAGGTGCTCGACATGATGGTCGGGGCGCTGACGGACCCCTTCGAGGCAACCCACATGGGTATTACCGCGGAGAACGTTGCCGAGAAATTCGGCATCTCGCGCGAGGATCAAGACGCATTTGCCGTCGAGTCGCATCGTCGCGCCGCCGCCGCGACCGACGCGGGTCACTTCCGCGACCAGATCCTGCCGATTGAACTGGTCTCCAAGAAAGGCTCAACGTTCTTCGATACGGACGAGCATTTCCGCCGTGACGTCACGCTTGAAGGCTTGGCCAAGCTGAAGGCGGTGTTCAAGAAAGATGGCTCGGTGACCGCCGGCAACGCGTCTGGCATCAACGACGGCGCCGCGGCGCTGGTGATGATGGAGGCCGAGGCGGCTGCGCGTGCCGGCCTGAAGCCGCTCGCGCGACTCGTGTCGTATGGTCACGCCGGTGTCGATCCGGCGTTGATGGGCACCGGCCCGATTCCGGCGGTTGAACTCGCGCTCAAGCGCGCCGGCTTGTCCGCGGCTGATCTGGATGTAGTCGAGTCCAACGAGGCCTTTGCCGCGCAGGCGCTATGTGTGACGCGTGGGCTCGGGCTCGACCCGGCCAAGGTCAACGTGAACGGTGGCGCGGTAGCCTTGGGGCACCCGATCGGGGCGACCGGGGCAATCCTGACCGTCAAGGCAATCTACGAACTGATTCGGACTGGCAAGCGATACGGTTTGATCACGAT
- a CDS encoding CoA pyrophosphatase, which yields MGRGVGDQAGRDLRGDIDLIRARLAAARPLVAPAAVDTQLMAAAVLVPLVQREYGLQVLLTRRTAHLHHHPGQISFPGGRIEASDASPSEAALRETAEETGLQPDVIELIGELPEFDTSTGFRITPLVGAIKPPLTLAPDPFEVAEVFEVPLGFFLDRSNHQRHEIFWRGRMRQYWAMPWGDYYIWGATAGIIRNLVEVLEG from the coding sequence ATGGGGCGAGGTGTTGGCGACCAAGCGGGCCGGGATTTGCGTGGTGATATCGATCTGATCCGGGCGCGGCTGGCTGCCGCGCGGCCGCTGGTTGCGCCCGCTGCCGTCGATACACAGTTGATGGCGGCGGCCGTGCTGGTGCCGCTGGTGCAGCGGGAATACGGCCTGCAGGTGCTTCTGACCCGTCGGACGGCACATCTACATCATCATCCGGGGCAGATCAGCTTCCCCGGCGGACGGATCGAGGCCAGCGATGCTTCGCCAAGCGAGGCCGCTTTGCGCGAAACCGCCGAAGAGACGGGCTTGCAGCCGGATGTAATCGAACTGATCGGCGAACTCCCGGAGTTTGATACCAGCACAGGCTTCCGTATCACGCCCTTGGTTGGCGCCATCAAGCCGCCGCTCACGCTTGCACCTGATCCGTTCGAAGTGGCTGAGGTTTTCGAGGTGCCACTCGGCTTCTTTCTCGACCGCAGTAATCACCAACGCCATGAGATCTTCTGGCGCGGCCGCATGCGGCAGTACTGGGCGATGCCCTGGGGCGATTACTACATCTGGGGCGCGACGGCGGGCATCATCCGAAACCTTGTCGAGGTGCTTGAAGGCTGA
- a CDS encoding putative motility protein, with protein sequence MDTAAIAATVSDQAMGTVKGAAQIAVLKKSMEMQGQSALQLVQALPQPPAAAPGQPGALVNTYA encoded by the coding sequence ATGGATACAGCAGCGATTGCAGCAACGGTGTCGGATCAGGCGATGGGCACCGTCAAGGGGGCCGCGCAGATCGCGGTTTTGAAGAAGAGCATGGAAATGCAGGGGCAGTCAGCGCTGCAACTGGTGCAGGCCCTGCCGCAACCGCCGGCGGCGGCGCCCGGGCAGCCCGGAGCGCTCGTCAATACCTACGCCTGA
- a CDS encoding sugar transferase, whose protein sequence is MKRLFDIICAGFGLLFFLPALFVIAVAIRAESRGPILYMSRRVGRHSSLFLMPKFRSMRTEAPVVATHLLGDPDRYLTRVGRFLRRTSLDELPQLFSVLKGDMSLVGPRPALFNQHDLNAMRAAKGVDRLRPGITGWAQVNGRDELPIPEKVAYDIEYLQRQSFWFDLKILFMTVHRVITAHGVSH, encoded by the coding sequence TTGAAACGGCTGTTCGATATCATTTGCGCCGGGTTTGGGCTTCTCTTTTTTTTGCCGGCGCTGTTTGTGATCGCGGTGGCCATTCGGGCTGAGTCACGAGGCCCTATTCTGTATATGTCGAGACGCGTGGGAAGACACTCATCGCTGTTTCTAATGCCTAAGTTTCGTTCTATGCGCACAGAAGCGCCGGTTGTCGCGACGCACTTGTTGGGTGACCCGGATCGATATCTGACTCGTGTCGGGCGGTTCTTGCGCCGGACCAGCCTAGACGAACTTCCCCAGCTATTTAGTGTGCTCAAGGGCGACATGAGCCTAGTTGGCCCTCGGCCAGCGTTGTTCAATCAGCATGATTTGAATGCAATGCGTGCGGCCAAAGGGGTGGACAGGCTGCGGCCTGGTATTACGGGTTGGGCGCAGGTTAACGGCAGGGACGAGCTGCCGATTCCGGAGAAAGTCGCTTACGACATTGAGTATCTGCAGCGCCAGTCTTTCTGGTTCGATCTGAAGATCCTTTTTATGACTGTGCATCGTGTTATCACTGCACATGGCGTGAGTCACTGA
- a CDS encoding GGDEF domain-containing protein, with the protein MRPICRTSIKFRHCGPLIALPALKPRWRPMQMPRTQIRHRWREVLCSLLAALAGLLLPAIAASAVELDPAVAARIDAVDAQGRSDPSGAILSVDALLKSETGSAARIALLTMRGTYQTNANQPDAALATAATLDALASQDAKASALIVRAHVVRMKGDLSRALELAEQARTTLAANGDSRQGFRLEMMRGALLLELGRQADALAAYQNALSLAERLNSKVRVFRALDSMATLFVDAGELDKAIEANRKATRYAQELAEAPLLAQSWDTSARVASLQQDRDAELKAAKAALGYARKAGEQERIETMLINLGDTYLKLGRYADALEVTNEAIRIARQISDPHGLIVALANAGQAQIRLGRLDEGRTNVEEALSTALKLESRAQYASLLAEYGEALEAAGDYKNAINAYHRERRASKALAESSRKNALLELDARYQSEKKQREIELLNRDNALKSAQLHNRTLQQRVWLLAAGLLTTGLLAVALLYRRVRDANQQLSESNRMLKVRSERDALTGLFNRRYFQEAMRTRSASGGFIGGLMLLDIDHFKRVNDTYGHAAGDVVITTVAQRLQDTMRETDLVVRWGGEEFLIAVGPMPAEQFDRLAERLLHAISRDPVPYGEQYLSVTISIGYASFPLAPGHLSLEWERGINQVDMALYIAKAQGRNRACGIREVMASNELELDEIERSFETAWRDGRVKLGLITGAPPG; encoded by the coding sequence GTGCGCCCGATCTGTCGCACGTCAATCAAGTTCCGGCACTGCGGGCCGCTAATAGCCTTACCTGCGCTCAAGCCGCGTTGGCGGCCGATGCAAATGCCAAGAACCCAGATCCGCCACCGATGGCGTGAAGTGCTGTGCAGCCTGCTCGCGGCACTGGCAGGGCTTCTATTGCCAGCGATTGCTGCAAGCGCCGTGGAACTGGATCCAGCCGTTGCAGCGCGAATCGACGCTGTCGATGCGCAGGGGCGCAGCGATCCCTCTGGCGCCATCCTAAGCGTCGACGCCCTGCTCAAATCCGAAACGGGCAGCGCGGCGCGCATCGCCCTGCTGACCATGCGGGGCACCTACCAGACAAACGCCAATCAGCCCGACGCGGCACTCGCGACAGCCGCAACACTCGATGCGCTCGCCAGCCAGGACGCCAAGGCGTCAGCCCTGATCGTACGAGCACACGTGGTGCGCATGAAGGGCGATCTGAGCCGCGCCCTTGAACTGGCGGAGCAGGCACGCACGACGCTTGCTGCGAATGGGGACTCGCGCCAGGGCTTTCGGCTGGAAATGATGCGCGGTGCGCTACTCCTGGAACTGGGTCGCCAGGCCGACGCGCTGGCCGCCTACCAGAACGCGCTCTCCCTCGCCGAACGCCTCAACAGCAAGGTCCGGGTATTCCGAGCCCTGGACAGCATGGCAACCCTGTTCGTTGATGCCGGCGAACTTGACAAGGCCATCGAGGCCAATCGCAAGGCAACGCGCTATGCGCAGGAACTCGCGGAAGCACCACTTCTCGCCCAGTCGTGGGATACGAGTGCCCGGGTTGCCTCGCTCCAGCAGGATCGCGATGCGGAGCTGAAAGCCGCCAAGGCAGCGCTTGGCTACGCGCGCAAAGCGGGCGAGCAGGAACGTATCGAAACCATGCTGATCAATCTGGGCGATACGTATCTGAAGCTGGGCCGCTATGCAGACGCGCTTGAAGTCACCAATGAGGCGATCAGGATCGCCCGCCAGATCAGCGATCCGCATGGGTTGATCGTCGCGCTCGCGAACGCGGGCCAGGCGCAGATCCGCCTGGGTCGGCTCGACGAGGGCAGGACAAACGTTGAAGAGGCGCTATCCACGGCACTCAAACTCGAATCCCGCGCGCAGTACGCAAGCCTGCTCGCCGAGTATGGCGAGGCACTTGAAGCTGCCGGCGACTACAAGAACGCCATCAACGCATACCACCGGGAGCGACGCGCCTCGAAAGCACTCGCCGAGAGCAGCCGCAAGAACGCGCTGCTCGAACTGGACGCGCGCTATCAATCAGAAAAGAAGCAGCGCGAGATTGAACTGCTCAACCGCGACAACGCGCTCAAGAGTGCCCAACTGCATAACCGAACGCTGCAACAGCGCGTTTGGCTGCTCGCTGCCGGCCTGCTGACGACGGGCCTGCTCGCGGTAGCCCTGCTCTACCGGCGGGTTCGGGACGCCAACCAGCAGCTATCCGAGAGCAACCGCATGCTCAAGGTACGCAGCGAACGCGATGCACTGACCGGGCTTTTCAACCGGCGCTACTTCCAGGAGGCGATGCGCACGCGCTCCGCCAGCGGTGGCTTCATCGGCGGACTGATGCTGCTGGACATCGACCACTTCAAGCGCGTCAACGACACCTATGGCCACGCGGCTGGTGACGTCGTCATCACGACCGTGGCGCAACGCCTGCAAGACACCATGCGCGAAACCGATTTGGTGGTGCGCTGGGGCGGCGAAGAGTTCCTCATCGCTGTGGGGCCGATGCCGGCCGAGCAATTCGACCGCCTCGCTGAGCGTTTGCTGCACGCGATCAGCCGTGACCCGGTCCCCTACGGCGAGCAATACCTATCAGTGACGATCTCGATCGGCTATGCGAGCTTTCCGCTTGCCCCCGGTCACTTGTCGCTCGAGTGGGAGCGCGGCATCAACCAGGTCGACATGGCGCTCTACATCGCCAAGGCGCAGGGCCGGAACCGCGCCTGCGGCATTCGCGAGGTCATGGCATCAAACGAGTTGGAGCTCGACGAGATCGAACGCAGCTTCGAAACTGCGTGGCGCGATGGGCGCGTGAAGCTCGGGCTGATTACCGGCGCCCCACCGGGCTGA
- a CDS encoding recombination-associated protein RdgC yields the protein MWFKNLQLYRLPTPWAIDLSSLEEKLAAKPFVRCGSQDMASRGWVSPTGSDVMVLAVGGQWLLALRSEQRLLPSSVVNQVAQDRAEELEAQQGFKPGRKQMKELKEAVTQELLPRAFTRRRTTYVWIDPTNGWLVVDASSAAKADEVIEQLHDTLDDLPLKLLDTERSPQSAMSDWLASGEAPANFTIDRDCELRAITDEKAAVRYVRHPLEGDEIPNHLAAGKVPTRLALTFDDRISFVLTERMEIKRLAFLDIIQEQAEKAAAEGDPQFEADFALMSAELARFIPHVIEALGGERQIV from the coding sequence ATGTGGTTCAAGAACCTCCAACTCTACCGCCTGCCCACGCCTTGGGCGATTGATCTTTCCTCGCTCGAAGAAAAGCTCGCTGCGAAGCCTTTTGTGCGTTGCGGGTCGCAGGATATGGCGAGCCGTGGGTGGGTGTCGCCGACCGGGTCGGATGTGATGGTGCTTGCGGTGGGTGGGCAGTGGTTGCTGGCACTCCGCAGTGAGCAGCGTTTGCTACCGTCGTCGGTAGTGAATCAGGTTGCGCAGGACAGGGCGGAGGAGCTGGAGGCGCAGCAGGGTTTCAAACCCGGGCGCAAGCAGATGAAGGAGCTTAAGGAGGCGGTGACGCAGGAGTTGTTGCCGCGCGCCTTCACACGACGCCGCACGACCTACGTTTGGATTGACCCGACCAATGGTTGGCTGGTCGTCGATGCATCGAGCGCGGCGAAGGCGGACGAGGTGATCGAGCAGCTGCACGACACGCTTGATGACTTGCCGCTGAAGTTGCTCGACACCGAGCGCTCGCCGCAGTCGGCAATGTCCGACTGGCTCGCCTCAGGCGAAGCCCCTGCGAATTTCACCATCGACCGTGATTGCGAGCTGCGTGCGATTACCGACGAGAAGGCTGCGGTGCGCTACGTGCGGCACCCGCTCGAAGGGGACGAGATCCCCAACCATCTTGCGGCGGGCAAGGTGCCGACACGGCTCGCGCTGACTTTCGACGACCGGATCTCGTTCGTGCTGACCGAGCGCATGGAGATCAAGCGCCTGGCGTTCCTCGACATCATTCAGGAGCAAGCGGAGAAGGCCGCAGCGGAGGGCGACCCGCAGTTCGAGGCAGACTTTGCGCTGATGTCCGCGGAGCTCGCACGGTTCATCCCCCACGTGATCGAAGCCCTGGGCGGCGAGCGGCAGATCGTTTGA
- the murB gene encoding UDP-N-acetylmuramate dehydrogenase translates to MSPAIQTDVDLAPLTTLGVPARAAHYCAAGSEDEIRAALDWAHSRDLPVLVLGGGSNMVFVDDYAGLVLQPLLRGRALVGESDSHYLVRVGAGERWHDAVEWTLAQGWPGLENLALIPGNVGAAPIQNIGAYGLELTDRFHSLEALNRRTGERVTLDRAACRFGYRDSVFKHPDGRDLIVLSVCFALPKVWLPMTGYRDITEELAARHIDTPAPRDIFDAVIAVRQRKLPDPAVVGNVGSFFKNPVVDAATHAQLQAGHPKLVSHPQTDGRFKLAAGWLIDQAGWKGKALGAARVHPAQALVLTNPGGARGADIMALAQAIRRDVQAQFGVALEPEPIVVGALDEQ, encoded by the coding sequence ATGTCACCCGCGATCCAGACGGACGTCGATCTTGCCCCGCTCACCACGCTTGGCGTGCCTGCACGCGCGGCCCATTACTGCGCCGCTGGGTCGGAAGACGAAATCCGGGCGGCGCTGGACTGGGCGCACTCGCGCGACCTGCCTGTGTTGGTGCTCGGCGGCGGCAGCAACATGGTGTTCGTCGATGACTACGCGGGGCTGGTATTGCAGCCGCTGCTGCGCGGACGAGCGCTTGTCGGCGAATCGGACTCGCACTACCTCGTGCGAGTCGGTGCCGGCGAACGCTGGCATGACGCGGTCGAGTGGACGCTGGCGCAAGGTTGGCCGGGCCTTGAAAACCTCGCACTGATCCCGGGCAACGTCGGCGCGGCGCCGATCCAGAACATTGGCGCGTACGGGCTGGAGCTGACTGATCGCTTCCACAGCCTCGAAGCACTCAACCGGCGCACCGGCGAGCGCGTAACGCTGGACCGAGCCGCGTGCCGTTTCGGCTACCGCGACAGTGTGTTCAAACACCCGGACGGCCGGGATCTGATCGTCCTGTCGGTCTGCTTTGCGCTGCCTAAAGTGTGGCTTCCGATGACGGGATACCGCGATATCACCGAAGAACTGGCGGCGCGCCACATCGACACACCGGCGCCGCGCGACATCTTCGATGCCGTCATCGCGGTGAGGCAACGCAAGCTGCCCGACCCCGCGGTGGTCGGCAACGTGGGGAGCTTCTTCAAGAACCCGGTTGTGGACGCCGCCACGCACGCTCAGTTGCAAGCGGGCCATCCGAAACTTGTGAGCCACCCGCAAACCGATGGCCGCTTCAAGCTTGCCGCCGGTTGGCTGATTGACCAGGCGGGCTGGAAAGGCAAAGCGCTTGGTGCTGCCCGAGTACATCCAGCGCAAGCACTGGTGCTAACGAACCCGGGCGGCGCGCGAGGCGCCGATATCATGGCGCTCGCCCAGGCAATCCGGCGTGATGTGCAAGCGCAGTTCGGCGTTGCGCTGGAACCCGAACCGATCGTGGTCGGAGCGTTGGACGAGCAATGA
- a CDS encoding tetratricopeptide repeat-containing diguanylate cyclase, with protein sequence MIRQDVANTLLIVVHRALPAYFVGIALLSFSIHIHAEAPTLDALTRIEILANDHPDRALQQLRALESEARKAPMATRAAFLGALGYTQALSGDAEAAQRTSSELEALAGGNREIAAEAMLVRANALFVRGSLDAAAASAKSALESFDAHSPARLRYWARHALGSILFEQARYDQALTHLQEAARIAEDNGWARRRGMVLNSLATLYLNLRQYDRALQAAAEACDIARRGNDTAALANYKLTEANIHSATDTRPAQHMALNESLRLARSVGARATESAALINLSDYYLSSGDYAAAIGHAEQAMPITREFQDWSGEATIQTNIGLARILSGDTASGKPLIETALETYASHGARNDEVAVLREYGDALRKTGQSAAALETLLRERTLSEELLQSEKQRVVLELQARYEADKRDREITLLNRENALKDAQIENHRLARRVWWLLMVVCALAALVVGLLYRRVRSTNRQLEERNEELAIQSSRDPLTGLYNRRYFQQRMAQLDASPADLATNTVRATYLIDIDHFKRINDRRGHPAGDAVLIAVAERLREALREADMIVRWGGEEFLIFVPRIRADQMAELAQRIIHAISGQAVAYNGDLIPVTASIGYAPFPLPPGGIRLPWEREINLIDMALYLAKAHGRSRAYGVARLLTEGDGGIERIEHDLEQAWTNGLVELAITEGPPPVPVD encoded by the coding sequence ATGATCAGACAGGACGTCGCAAACACGCTCCTGATCGTGGTGCATCGCGCCCTGCCCGCGTACTTCGTCGGCATAGCGCTGCTGTCGTTTTCCATCCATATCCACGCTGAGGCGCCAACGCTGGATGCACTGACACGCATCGAGATCCTCGCGAACGACCACCCGGACCGTGCTCTGCAACAACTGCGCGCGCTTGAAAGCGAGGCACGCAAAGCGCCTATGGCAACACGTGCAGCTTTCCTCGGCGCACTTGGCTACACACAGGCCCTCTCTGGCGACGCCGAAGCGGCACAACGCACAAGTAGTGAGCTGGAGGCGCTAGCAGGCGGCAACCGGGAGATCGCCGCCGAAGCGATGCTGGTGCGCGCCAACGCGCTGTTTGTGCGTGGTTCGCTGGATGCCGCTGCAGCCTCTGCAAAAAGCGCACTTGAGAGTTTCGACGCGCACTCGCCCGCGCGGCTGCGATACTGGGCCCGTCACGCTCTTGGTTCCATCCTGTTCGAGCAGGCACGCTACGATCAGGCGCTCACGCATTTGCAGGAGGCCGCACGCATCGCGGAAGACAATGGTTGGGCGCGCCGCAGAGGCATGGTGCTGAACAGCCTCGCCACGCTCTACCTGAACCTGCGGCAGTACGACCGCGCCTTGCAGGCGGCCGCCGAGGCTTGTGATATCGCCCGTCGCGGCAACGACACCGCGGCCCTCGCGAACTACAAGCTGACGGAAGCCAATATCCACAGCGCCACCGACACGCGCCCGGCACAGCATATGGCGCTCAATGAATCCCTTCGTCTGGCGCGCAGCGTCGGCGCAAGAGCCACAGAGTCGGCGGCACTGATCAACCTCTCCGACTACTACCTCAGCTCGGGCGATTACGCCGCAGCAATCGGGCATGCAGAACAGGCGATGCCGATCACACGCGAGTTTCAGGACTGGTCCGGGGAAGCCACGATACAGACCAATATCGGGCTCGCTCGCATCCTGAGCGGCGATACCGCCAGCGGCAAGCCACTGATCGAGACTGCACTCGAGACCTACGCGAGCCACGGCGCGCGCAACGATGAAGTGGCTGTATTGCGTGAATACGGCGACGCATTGCGCAAGACCGGCCAGAGTGCCGCGGCGCTCGAAACGCTACTGCGGGAACGAACATTGTCGGAAGAGCTGCTGCAGTCGGAAAAGCAGCGAGTGGTGCTTGAGTTGCAGGCACGCTACGAGGCCGACAAGCGAGATCGCGAGATCACGCTGCTGAACCGGGAGAATGCGCTCAAGGATGCGCAGATCGAAAACCACCGGCTCGCACGCCGGGTATGGTGGCTGCTGATGGTCGTCTGCGCGCTTGCCGCACTCGTCGTTGGCCTGCTTTATCGGCGCGTGCGCTCGACCAATCGACAGCTCGAAGAACGCAACGAGGAACTCGCAATCCAGAGTAGCCGAGACCCGCTGACCGGCCTCTACAACCGCCGATATTTCCAGCAGCGCATGGCACAGCTGGATGCGAGCCCAGCCGACCTGGCGACCAACACGGTACGCGCCACCTACCTGATCGACATCGACCACTTCAAACGGATCAACGACCGACGCGGCCACCCGGCTGGCGACGCGGTGCTGATCGCGGTGGCCGAGCGTCTACGCGAAGCGCTGCGCGAAGCCGACATGATTGTGCGTTGGGGCGGTGAAGAATTCCTGATCTTTGTGCCACGCATTCGCGCAGACCAGATGGCCGAACTCGCCCAGCGCATCATCCATGCAATTTCGGGCCAAGCCGTTGCCTACAACGGCGACCTGATCCCGGTCACCGCGTCGATCGGATACGCGCCCTTCCCGCTCCCGCCTGGCGGCATCCGACTGCCGTGGGAGCGCGAGATCAACCTGATCGACATGGCGCTTTATCTGGCCAAGGCGCATGGCCGCAGCCGCGCGTATGGCGTTGCACGCCTGCTGACCGAGGGTGACGGTGGCATCGAGCGTATCGAACACGATCTGGAGCAGGCGTGGACAAACGGCTTGGTCGAACTGGCCATCACCGAGGGGCCGCCGCCGGTTCCGGTCGACTAA
- a CDS encoding CobD/CbiB family protein, whose product MTLLSLLVAILLEQLRPLPWRRFVEEPVEALAHLLEDRLNDGQARHGTIAWCIAVLVPSVATALIYAALFFVQPIAAIVFNVVVLYFGMGYRQHSHFYGRIHASLRAQDTERARSLLADWRGGRHDRTPPSEVARLAIEKGLIVGHRQVFALFPMFLLFPGPSGVVLYRLSERFAYLWAEGREPGFTEFGRFARRAFELIDWLPARITAVAFSIMGDFEDAIYCWRTQAALWHDKVEGVLLAAGAGAIGVRLGNPIHNAGEVVERPELGTGDDADVDFMYSAVGLIRRTLVLFLVVILLVGIAGWAGG is encoded by the coding sequence ATGACGCTGCTTTCGCTCCTTGTTGCCATCCTGCTCGAACAGCTCCGCCCCTTGCCTTGGCGTCGTTTCGTCGAGGAGCCGGTCGAGGCGCTCGCACATCTGCTTGAAGACCGCCTCAACGATGGCCAGGCGCGCCACGGCACGATTGCGTGGTGCATTGCCGTGCTGGTGCCGAGCGTTGCCACGGCGCTGATCTACGCTGCGCTGTTCTTTGTCCAGCCGATCGCAGCGATCGTGTTCAACGTGGTCGTGCTGTATTTCGGCATGGGGTATCGCCAGCACAGCCACTTCTACGGGCGAATCCACGCCTCCCTGCGTGCGCAGGACACCGAGCGCGCCCGCAGCCTGCTGGCTGATTGGCGCGGCGGTCGCCACGACCGGACGCCGCCCTCCGAGGTTGCCCGGCTGGCGATCGAAAAAGGTTTGATCGTGGGCCACCGTCAGGTGTTCGCGCTGTTCCCGATGTTCCTGCTGTTCCCGGGGCCGAGTGGGGTGGTGCTGTATCGGTTGTCCGAGCGCTTCGCTTACTTGTGGGCCGAGGGACGCGAGCCGGGTTTTACTGAGTTCGGTCGCTTTGCTCGCCGCGCCTTTGAACTGATCGACTGGCTGCCCGCGCGGATTACCGCCGTGGCGTTTTCGATCATGGGGGATTTCGAAGACGCGATCTATTGCTGGCGCACGCAGGCCGCGCTCTGGCACGACAAGGTCGAAGGCGTGCTGCTGGCCGCCGGAGCCGGCGCCATTGGTGTTCGGCTTGGCAACCCGATCCACAACGCGGGGGAAGTCGTCGAACGGCCGGAGCTGGGCACCGGCGACGATGCGGATGTGGATTTCATGTACAGCGCCGTTGGCCTGATTCGGCGCACACTGGTTCTGTTCCTGGTCGTGATCCTGCTGGTCGGGATTGCCGGCTGGGCTGGGGGTTGA